One region of Primulina tabacum isolate GXHZ01 chromosome 1, ASM2559414v2, whole genome shotgun sequence genomic DNA includes:
- the LOC142544169 gene encoding putative axial regulator YABBY 2 isoform X1, whose translation MEPAKMSAENSSDRVCYVHCNFCNTILVVNVPCSSLFNIVTVRCGHCANMLSVNVGALLQSFHLQDFQIQKQHSSHIPGGVKDNIGSSSRSNMFATFQDEHVQPKTPPIRPPEKRQRVPSAYNRFIKEEIQRIKASNPEISHREAFSTAAKNQWAHFPHIHFGLKLDANNKQPTD comes from the exons ATGGAACCGGCTAAAATGTCAGCGGAAAATTCCTCCGACCGTGTTTGTTACGTTCACTGCAACTTCTGCAACACCATTCTAGTG GTTAATGTTCCATGCAGCAGCTTGTTCAACATTGTAACAGTGAGATGCGGGCACTGCGCAAATATGCTGTCTGTTAATGTGGGAGCATTGCTTCAGTCTTTTCACCTTCAAGATTTCCAG ATACAGAAACAACATTCCAGCCATATTCCTGGTGGTGTTAAGGACAATATCGGATCATCTTCCAGGAGCAACATGTTTGCTACATTCCAGGATGAACATGTACAACCTAAGACACCTCCAATCCGAC CTCCTGAGAAAAGACAACGCGTCCCGTCTGCATACAACAGGTTCATAAA GGAGGAGATTCAGAGGATTAAAGCTAGCAATCCTGAAATTAGCCACAGAGAAGCTTTTAGTACAGCCGCAAAAAAT CAGTGGGCACATTTCCCTCACATTCATTTTGGACTGAAGCTGGATGCCAACAACAAACAACCAACTGATTGA
- the LOC142544169 gene encoding putative axial regulator YABBY 2 isoform X3, which produces MEPAKMSAENSSDRVCYVHCNFCNTILVVNVPCSSLFNIVTVRCGHCANMLSVNVGALLQSFHLQDFQKQHSSHIPGGVKDNIGSSSRSNMFATFQDEHVQPKTPPIRPPEKRQRVPSAYNRFIKEEIQRIKASNPEISHREAFSTAAKNQWAHFPHIHFGLKLDANNKQPTD; this is translated from the exons ATGGAACCGGCTAAAATGTCAGCGGAAAATTCCTCCGACCGTGTTTGTTACGTTCACTGCAACTTCTGCAACACCATTCTAGTG GTTAATGTTCCATGCAGCAGCTTGTTCAACATTGTAACAGTGAGATGCGGGCACTGCGCAAATATGCTGTCTGTTAATGTGGGAGCATTGCTTCAGTCTTTTCACCTTCAAGATTTCCAG AAACAACATTCCAGCCATATTCCTGGTGGTGTTAAGGACAATATCGGATCATCTTCCAGGAGCAACATGTTTGCTACATTCCAGGATGAACATGTACAACCTAAGACACCTCCAATCCGAC CTCCTGAGAAAAGACAACGCGTCCCGTCTGCATACAACAGGTTCATAAA GGAGGAGATTCAGAGGATTAAAGCTAGCAATCCTGAAATTAGCCACAGAGAAGCTTTTAGTACAGCCGCAAAAAAT CAGTGGGCACATTTCCCTCACATTCATTTTGGACTGAAGCTGGATGCCAACAACAAACAACCAACTGATTGA
- the LOC142544169 gene encoding putative axial regulator YABBY 2 isoform X4: protein MEPAKMSAENSSDRVCYVHCNFCNTILVVNVPCSSLFNIVTVRCGHCANMLSVNVGALLQSFHLQDFQKQHSSHIPGGVKDNIGSSSRSNMFATFQDEHVQPKTPPIRPPEKRQRVPSAYNRFIKEEIQRIKASNPEISHREAFSTAAKNWAHFPHIHFGLKLDANNKQPTD from the exons ATGGAACCGGCTAAAATGTCAGCGGAAAATTCCTCCGACCGTGTTTGTTACGTTCACTGCAACTTCTGCAACACCATTCTAGTG GTTAATGTTCCATGCAGCAGCTTGTTCAACATTGTAACAGTGAGATGCGGGCACTGCGCAAATATGCTGTCTGTTAATGTGGGAGCATTGCTTCAGTCTTTTCACCTTCAAGATTTCCAG AAACAACATTCCAGCCATATTCCTGGTGGTGTTAAGGACAATATCGGATCATCTTCCAGGAGCAACATGTTTGCTACATTCCAGGATGAACATGTACAACCTAAGACACCTCCAATCCGAC CTCCTGAGAAAAGACAACGCGTCCCGTCTGCATACAACAGGTTCATAAA GGAGGAGATTCAGAGGATTAAAGCTAGCAATCCTGAAATTAGCCACAGAGAAGCTTTTAGTACAGCCGCAAAAAAT TGGGCACATTTCCCTCACATTCATTTTGGACTGAAGCTGGATGCCAACAACAAACAACCAACTGATTGA
- the LOC142544169 gene encoding putative axial regulator YABBY 2 isoform X2, whose protein sequence is MEPAKMSAENSSDRVCYVHCNFCNTILVVNVPCSSLFNIVTVRCGHCANMLSVNVGALLQSFHLQDFQIQKQHSSHIPGGVKDNIGSSSRSNMFATFQDEHVQPKTPPIRPPEKRQRVPSAYNRFIKEEIQRIKASNPEISHREAFSTAAKNWAHFPHIHFGLKLDANNKQPTD, encoded by the exons ATGGAACCGGCTAAAATGTCAGCGGAAAATTCCTCCGACCGTGTTTGTTACGTTCACTGCAACTTCTGCAACACCATTCTAGTG GTTAATGTTCCATGCAGCAGCTTGTTCAACATTGTAACAGTGAGATGCGGGCACTGCGCAAATATGCTGTCTGTTAATGTGGGAGCATTGCTTCAGTCTTTTCACCTTCAAGATTTCCAG ATACAGAAACAACATTCCAGCCATATTCCTGGTGGTGTTAAGGACAATATCGGATCATCTTCCAGGAGCAACATGTTTGCTACATTCCAGGATGAACATGTACAACCTAAGACACCTCCAATCCGAC CTCCTGAGAAAAGACAACGCGTCCCGTCTGCATACAACAGGTTCATAAA GGAGGAGATTCAGAGGATTAAAGCTAGCAATCCTGAAATTAGCCACAGAGAAGCTTTTAGTACAGCCGCAAAAAAT TGGGCACATTTCCCTCACATTCATTTTGGACTGAAGCTGGATGCCAACAACAAACAACCAACTGATTGA